One window of Novosphingobium sp. 9U genomic DNA carries:
- a CDS encoding long-chain fatty acid--CoA ligase has translation MPAFAPRLLTDLLDNAVARHGAWPAVDFMGRKWTYKEIGALARKAARGLQDLGVRPGTRVGLCLPNTPYYVICYFAILRVGGVVVNFNPLYTERELEHQVTDSGVSVMIASDLAMSLPKIEPLIGRTTLSRVVVCPIAEVLPAIKRNAYRVFKRKDIAHEPHDLRFIRFNDLIARDADPDPVERDPHDLAVLQYTGGTTGVPKGAMLSHANLSANSAQMIAHVGHLPERQERTLGVLPMFHVFALTTVLNYSVDTAAEMILLPRFEMKSFLETAKRVKPTQFFGVPTLYSALNGVELHGEFDQVRVCISGGAPLPLDVRQKFEAKTGVRVVEGYGLSEASPIIACNPLEGLVKENSCGPSFPGTAIEIRDPDNIHKVMRHGERGEVCARGPQVMKGYWNRPKDTEASFIYGALRTGDVGYLDADGYLFLVDRIKDLILCSGYNVYPRTIEDALYEHPSVAEAVVIGIPDPYRGQSPKAFVALHAGDIVSEDELKEFLSSRISKIEMPSQIEFRASLPKTMVGKLSKKELVAEEAARRASAGTAS, from the coding sequence ATGCCGGCGTTCGCGCCGCGGCTGCTAACCGACTTGCTCGACAACGCGGTCGCGCGCCACGGCGCCTGGCCGGCGGTCGATTTCATGGGTCGCAAGTGGACGTACAAGGAGATCGGCGCGCTTGCCCGCAAGGCGGCGCGCGGTCTTCAGGACCTGGGCGTCAGACCGGGTACCCGGGTCGGCCTGTGCCTGCCGAACACGCCCTATTACGTGATCTGCTACTTCGCGATCCTGCGCGTTGGCGGCGTGGTGGTGAACTTCAACCCGCTCTATACCGAGCGAGAGCTGGAGCACCAGGTCACCGACAGCGGCGTCTCGGTGATGATCGCATCTGACCTGGCCATGTCGCTGCCCAAGATTGAGCCGCTGATCGGCCGCACCACACTCTCGCGCGTGGTCGTCTGTCCGATCGCCGAGGTGCTGCCCGCGATCAAGCGCAATGCCTATCGCGTATTCAAGCGCAAGGACATCGCTCACGAGCCGCACGACTTGCGTTTCATCCGCTTCAACGACCTGATCGCCCGCGATGCCGATCCCGATCCGGTCGAGCGCGATCCGCACGACCTGGCGGTTCTGCAATACACCGGGGGCACCACCGGCGTGCCTAAGGGTGCGATGCTGAGCCACGCAAACCTTTCCGCCAACTCGGCGCAGATGATCGCGCATGTCGGTCACTTGCCAGAGCGGCAGGAGCGCACGCTGGGCGTGCTGCCGATGTTCCACGTCTTTGCGCTGACCACGGTGCTCAACTATTCGGTCGACACTGCGGCCGAGATGATCCTGCTACCCCGGTTCGAGATGAAGTCCTTCCTTGAGACCGCCAAGCGCGTGAAGCCTACTCAATTCTTCGGCGTGCCCACGCTCTATTCGGCGCTGAATGGCGTCGAACTGCACGGCGAGTTCGATCAGGTGCGCGTCTGCATCTCGGGTGGTGCGCCGCTCCCGCTCGACGTGCGCCAGAAGTTCGAGGCGAAGACCGGCGTGCGCGTGGTCGAGGGTTATGGCCTCTCCGAGGCCAGCCCGATCATCGCCTGCAACCCACTGGAAGGCCTGGTCAAGGAGAACTCCTGCGGTCCCTCCTTCCCCGGCACCGCGATCGAGATCCGCGATCCCGACAACATCCACAAGGTGATGCGCCACGGTGAGCGCGGCGAAGTCTGCGCGCGCGGGCCGCAGGTGATGAAGGGCTACTGGAACCGTCCCAAGGACACCGAGGCCAGCTTCATCTACGGCGCGCTGCGCACGGGCGACGTCGGCTACCTCGACGCGGACGGCTACTTGTTCCTGGTCGATCGCATCAAGGATCTGATCCTGTGCAGCGGATACAACGTTTATCCGCGCACCATTGAGGATGCCCTCTACGAGCATCCGTCAGTCGCTGAAGCCGTGGTGATCGGCATTCCCGACCCCTACCGCGGTCAGTCGCCCAAGGCCTTCGTGGCCTTGCATGCCGGCGATATTGTGAGCGAAGATGAGCTGAAGGAATTCCTCAGCTCCAGGATCAGCAAAATCGAGATGCCAAGCCAGATTGAGTTCCGCGCCAGCCTGCCCAAGACCATGGTTGGCAAGCTTTCAAAAAAGGAACTGGTGGCCGAGGAAGCAGCGCGCCGCGCTTCGGCCGGAACCGCTTCGTGA
- a CDS encoding acyl-CoA thioesterase II produces the protein MVDLAQAVQALKHLLVVEELDTDLYRGLADASVPGRMFGGQVIAQALAAATAGIGDQRVAHSLHAYFLRAGDNARPVIYRVIRDFDGGTFANRRVVALQDGKPILNLATSFQRREEGLSHSVPMPQVPGPDQARPLQELLSRSGAQVPPPIASLLAAFDMRAGLPDPNGTGATGGPIGLPGQHSWLRLDPALGIELARTALAYASDFGLVSTAILPHGMQWFSPEIQGASLDHAIWFHDDPPLGEWLLYAMDSPWSGKGRGFTRGSVFDQSGRLIASMTQEGLMRHRPKS, from the coding sequence ATGGTTGATCTCGCGCAAGCAGTGCAGGCGCTCAAGCACCTCTTGGTGGTGGAAGAGCTCGACACCGATCTCTACCGCGGGCTCGCGGATGCATCGGTGCCGGGCAGAATGTTCGGCGGTCAGGTGATCGCCCAGGCACTTGCGGCGGCCACAGCGGGCATCGGGGACCAGCGCGTCGCACACTCGCTGCACGCCTACTTCCTGCGCGCCGGGGACAACGCCCGTCCGGTGATCTACCGCGTGATCCGCGACTTCGATGGCGGCACCTTCGCCAATCGGCGCGTTGTGGCGCTGCAGGACGGCAAGCCGATCCTCAACCTGGCGACGTCGTTCCAGCGCCGCGAGGAAGGGTTGTCGCACAGCGTGCCCATGCCGCAAGTGCCCGGCCCCGATCAGGCGCGGCCCTTGCAGGAACTCCTCAGCCGCAGCGGCGCGCAGGTGCCGCCGCCGATCGCCAGCCTGCTGGCCGCGTTCGACATGCGGGCCGGACTTCCCGATCCGAACGGCACCGGTGCCACGGGTGGGCCGATCGGCTTGCCCGGTCAGCACTCCTGGCTTCGGCTCGACCCGGCGCTCGGGATCGAGTTGGCACGCACCGCGCTTGCCTACGCCAGCGACTTCGGGCTGGTCTCCACCGCTATCCTGCCGCACGGCATGCAATGGTTCTCGCCCGAGATCCAGGGTGCCAGCCTGGATCATGCCATCTGGTTCCACGACGATCCGCCGCTGGGCGAGTGGCTGCTATATGCCATGGATAGCCCATGGTCGGGCAAAGGCCGTGGCTTCACGCGGGGGTCCGTGTTCGACCAATCCGGCCGCCTGATCGCCAGCATGACACAGGAAGGGCTGATGCGGCACCGTCCGAAGAGCTGA
- a CDS encoding DUF2147 domain-containing protein: protein MTNTKFAALALVATLSAAGSASAAGTDSVVGKWRTPSKHGVVEIAKCGASLCGRLVDSDHIRTNPELQDVNNKNTAQRSRRLKGLQILGGFKASGSQWDGGTIYNPEDGGTYKATITPAGADTLKLKGCIVWPLCKTQTWTRIR, encoded by the coding sequence ATGACAAATACCAAATTCGCAGCGCTCGCGTTGGTTGCAACTTTGAGTGCTGCCGGCTCCGCTTCGGCGGCCGGAACCGACTCGGTGGTGGGCAAGTGGCGCACTCCGTCGAAGCATGGCGTGGTCGAAATCGCCAAATGCGGTGCCTCGCTGTGCGGACGTCTGGTGGACTCCGATCACATCCGGACCAATCCGGAACTGCAGGACGTGAACAACAAGAACACCGCCCAGCGCAGTCGTCGGCTGAAGGGCTTGCAGATCCTCGGCGGGTTCAAGGCCAGCGGCAGCCAGTGGGACGGCGGCACCATCTACAACCCGGAAGACGGCGGCACCTACAAGGCGACGATCACCCCGGCGGGCGCCGATACCCTAAAGCTCAAGGGCTGCATCGTCTGGCCCTTGTGCAAGACCCAGACTTGGACCCGCATCCGCTGA
- a CDS encoding TetR/AcrR family transcriptional regulator, whose protein sequence is MTPIARMQDPASRRSRPRILEAARRLASAEGEGPLTMEAIAASSGVTRRTLYNHFANLGDLCMVACAPLFAHCRAALPLSDTAPRPVRDLLHALACDVVQLQRDPVHIALKRTAKLQSLTAPQLRHAYSVQIREPLRRIVAGRLSASLPGLPSETLADEVLSTLEAANRLDYLVRDLERAGAGAVIVDMLLDRLDLQADQPRRAA, encoded by the coding sequence ATGACACCAATCGCACGCATGCAAGACCCGGCAAGCCGCCGCAGCCGGCCTCGGATACTTGAAGCCGCGCGCCGCCTCGCCAGCGCGGAGGGAGAAGGTCCGCTGACGATGGAGGCGATCGCAGCCAGCTCGGGCGTGACCCGCCGCACGCTCTACAACCACTTCGCCAATCTGGGCGACCTGTGCATGGTGGCTTGCGCGCCGCTCTTCGCTCATTGCCGCGCTGCACTGCCGCTGAGCGACACGGCACCGCGGCCGGTGCGCGACTTGCTCCATGCGCTGGCTTGCGACGTGGTCCAGCTGCAACGCGATCCGGTCCACATCGCACTGAAGCGAACCGCAAAGCTGCAATCACTCACCGCGCCCCAGCTGCGCCATGCCTATAGCGTACAAATCCGCGAGCCACTACGCCGTATCGTCGCCGGGCGGCTGAGCGCCTCGCTTCCTGGCTTGCCGAGCGAAACCCTAGCCGACGAGGTGCTGTCGACGCTCGAAGCCGCGAACCGGCTCGACTATCTCGTGCGCGATCTGGAGCGTGCCGGGGCTGGCGCAGTGATCGTGGACATGCTGCTCGATCGTCTGGACCTACAAGCCGATCAGCCGCGCCGCGCCGCCTGA
- the pncB gene encoding nicotinate phosphoribosyltransferase — MTLTDIATRTYDHGFRLDPIVRSLLDTDFYKLLMLQLIHRLHPDVQATFALINRTKSVRLADVIDEGELRAQLDHARTVRFTKKELIWLAGNSFYGKQQMFSPKFLAWLAEMRLPEYDLRKVDGQYELRFEGPWTHTTLWEIPALTIINELKSRAALRDRGRFALDVLYARAKAKLWGKVERLQALPDLVLSDFGTRRRHGFLWQRWCVEALKEGLGERFIGTSNVLLAMDADLEAIGTNAHELPMVAAALADSDEALAAAPYQVLEEWRQHYNGNLLIALPDAFGTTAFLRDAPAWLADWTGFRPDSAPPIEGGEQIIRWWQERGVDPRSKLLIFSDGMDIDTIETVYRHFHGRVRMSFGWGTNLTNDFRGCDPGGSDALDPISLVCKVISANGRPAVKLSDNPAKATGAPDEIARYLRVFGSADRVASAVTV, encoded by the coding sequence ATGACTCTGACAGACATTGCGACCCGCACTTACGATCACGGCTTCCGCCTCGATCCGATCGTGCGCAGCTTGCTCGATACCGACTTCTACAAGCTGCTCATGCTGCAGTTGATCCATCGCTTGCACCCTGACGTGCAAGCGACGTTCGCGCTGATCAATCGGACGAAGTCGGTGCGCCTGGCCGATGTGATCGATGAGGGCGAACTGCGCGCGCAGCTCGATCATGCGCGGACGGTGCGCTTCACCAAAAAGGAGCTGATCTGGCTGGCGGGCAACAGCTTTTACGGCAAGCAACAGATGTTCAGCCCGAAGTTCCTCGCCTGGCTGGCCGAGATGCGCCTGCCCGAATACGATTTGCGCAAGGTTGACGGCCAGTACGAACTGCGCTTCGAGGGTCCGTGGACTCACACCACCCTGTGGGAGATCCCGGCGCTCACCATCATCAATGAGCTGAAATCACGTGCCGCCTTGCGCGACCGCGGCCGTTTCGCGCTCGACGTGCTTTACGCGCGCGCCAAGGCCAAGCTCTGGGGGAAGGTGGAGCGGCTGCAGGCGCTGCCCGACCTTGTTCTCTCGGACTTCGGCACGCGGCGCCGGCATGGGTTCCTATGGCAACGCTGGTGTGTCGAGGCGTTGAAGGAGGGGCTGGGTGAGCGTTTCATCGGCACGTCCAACGTGCTGCTGGCGATGGACGCGGATCTAGAGGCGATCGGCACCAACGCACACGAATTGCCGATGGTCGCAGCGGCGCTGGCCGACAGCGACGAGGCGCTTGCCGCCGCGCCCTACCAAGTGCTTGAGGAGTGGCGCCAGCACTACAACGGCAACCTGCTCATCGCGCTTCCGGATGCTTTCGGCACCACCGCCTTCCTGCGCGACGCGCCGGCCTGGCTGGCGGACTGGACCGGCTTCCGACCGGACAGTGCGCCGCCGATAGAAGGCGGCGAGCAGATCATCCGCTGGTGGCAGGAGCGCGGCGTGGATCCGCGCAGCAAGCTGCTGATCTTCTCGGACGGCATGGACATCGACACGATCGAGACCGTTTACCGCCACTTTCATGGTCGCGTGCGGATGAGCTTCGGCTGGGGCACCAATCTCACCAACGATTTTCGCGGTTGCGATCCGGGCGGCTCGGATGCGCTCGATCCGATCTCACTGGTCTGCAAGGTGATCAGCGCCAACGGCCGGCCGGCGGTCAAGCTGTCCGACAATCCCGCCAAGGCGACAGGAGCACCGGACGAGATCGCCCGCTACTTGCGTGTGTTCGGCTCAGCCGATCGCGTGGCGAGCGCAGTCACTGTATAG
- a CDS encoding TadE/TadG family type IV pilus assembly protein, whose amino-acid sequence MGGLFRRKREGGMSLRARLLRDRRGSTLPIMGAAFVLVLGGVGSAVDIGRIYVVRSQMQAGVDAAALAGARSFEAKGTGPEGRDAQVLAYFRENFAVDFLGAGTVTPVPTFSVVKGVNVTKVDASVDLPLTFMSMFGVGPQPVVVSATAELQPRPLEIMVVLDDTGSMKTTLDSGKTRMAVLKEAMHGFVNVLYQGSTTRDELALGMITYTVTTNVGGILQEAGVKIKTVDGYTNLNSYLNGKSGIGEEGLAWKGCVEDDPTVRDLSASPTTFEAGAADILRDIPADGVRPYLFPPSAETKNRSTNKSDAAYDTGATVAADYQPSNLQSETGDSRRNNMYRLTTDPEIAQTLANTEAWKQHFFDFYRGLNEPSSSKDDDVLVHTQSGNYFNPQGNADYTVMYSRIPYINDATAWANANAKYAYPLPTGTTNNLKMPSPNWQCPNPGIGVKYGRGKSVYDNFIDNDNYALMPASGTLHHIGFLWGYRLLARDDLFKRTNPIPDQEPIRAIVFMTDGQTEAGDHATWYGAYGRMAEKRITASGDRTIPGNRTTFRNQVMYRFGKVCQKAKTERNPIKVYIVSLLDPEDVTENVFTACAGSNYLETTTTTQIIDAFRNIAVDLVQLHLTQ is encoded by the coding sequence ATGGGCGGACTATTCCGGCGCAAGCGCGAGGGCGGCATGAGCCTGCGGGCGAGGTTGCTGCGCGACCGGCGCGGCTCGACACTGCCGATCATGGGCGCGGCCTTCGTCCTTGTCCTGGGCGGTGTCGGGTCGGCCGTCGACATCGGGCGGATCTATGTGGTGCGCTCGCAGATGCAGGCTGGCGTCGACGCTGCCGCGCTCGCCGGAGCCCGCTCATTCGAAGCTAAGGGCACCGGACCGGAGGGCCGCGACGCGCAGGTCCTGGCCTACTTTCGCGAGAACTTCGCCGTCGACTTCTTGGGTGCCGGCACGGTGACGCCGGTGCCGACGTTCAGCGTGGTTAAGGGCGTAAACGTGACCAAGGTGGATGCCTCGGTCGATCTGCCGCTCACCTTCATGAGCATGTTCGGCGTTGGCCCCCAACCCGTCGTAGTAAGCGCCACCGCAGAGCTTCAGCCACGCCCACTCGAGATCATGGTGGTGCTCGACGATACGGGATCGATGAAGACGACGCTGGACAGCGGCAAAACCCGCATGGCCGTACTTAAGGAGGCCATGCACGGCTTCGTCAACGTGCTGTACCAAGGCTCCACCACGCGCGACGAATTGGCGCTGGGCATGATCACCTACACGGTGACGACTAACGTCGGAGGCATCCTCCAGGAGGCCGGCGTCAAGATCAAGACGGTCGATGGCTACACCAATCTGAACAGCTACCTCAACGGTAAGAGCGGCATCGGCGAAGAGGGCCTGGCCTGGAAGGGCTGCGTAGAGGACGATCCGACCGTACGCGACCTCAGCGCCAGCCCCACCACGTTCGAAGCCGGGGCGGCGGACATCCTGCGCGACATTCCGGCCGACGGCGTGCGCCCGTACTTGTTCCCGCCCAGTGCGGAAACAAAGAACCGCTCGACCAACAAGAGCGACGCGGCGTACGACACAGGCGCAACCGTCGCGGCCGACTACCAGCCATCCAATCTGCAATCCGAAACCGGCGACAGCCGCCGCAACAACATGTACCGGCTAACGACCGATCCCGAGATCGCCCAAACACTTGCGAACACCGAGGCTTGGAAGCAGCACTTCTTCGACTTTTACCGTGGCCTCAACGAGCCGAGTTCGAGCAAGGACGACGATGTGCTCGTCCACACGCAGAGCGGGAATTACTTCAACCCGCAGGGCAACGCGGACTACACTGTGATGTACTCGCGAATACCGTACATCAATGACGCGACTGCATGGGCGAACGCCAACGCCAAATATGCTTATCCGCTGCCAACCGGCACGACCAACAACCTTAAGATGCCTTCGCCCAACTGGCAGTGCCCGAACCCTGGAATCGGGGTGAAGTATGGCCGCGGCAAGTCTGTCTACGACAACTTCATCGACAATGATAACTATGCATTGATGCCGGCATCGGGCACTCTGCACCACATCGGCTTCCTGTGGGGCTATCGGCTGCTCGCCCGGGACGATCTGTTCAAGCGGACGAACCCCATTCCCGATCAGGAGCCCATCCGCGCCATCGTTTTCATGACCGACGGCCAGACCGAGGCCGGCGATCACGCGACCTGGTATGGTGCCTATGGCCGCATGGCGGAAAAGCGCATCACGGCCAGCGGTGACCGCACCATTCCGGGTAATCGCACCACCTTCCGCAACCAGGTCATGTATCGCTTCGGCAAGGTCTGCCAGAAAGCGAAGACCGAGCGCAATCCGATCAAGGTCTACATCGTCTCGCTCCTCGATCCCGAGGACGTGACCGAGAATGTGTTTACGGCCTGTGCCGGCTCGAACTACCTGGAAACCACGACGACCACGCAGATCATCGACGCCTTCCGCAACATCGCGGTCGATCTCGTGCAGCTGCATCTGACCCAATGA
- a CDS encoding OmpP1/FadL family transporter — protein MNKGRILVGTAAGAMAFGMAASASAQAFYLQEQSVRGQGRAFSGEAADTGVDSLWWNPASIGGMDGGEAAVHASAILPRGKVVDNGTVIVRPAQAPRSVGGDPVAKNPINNGVLPSGAVAYGNGKIAVGLAISAPYNFTTNYDADSWARYSADKTKLRTFDIQPSVAFMVTPQLSIGAALNVEYADATLSNYLPNLSPLLADGHQTLKGDGWDLGWSAGAQYRTDVVTLGLAYKSSIKHKLSGDVTTEGLLGPLAAQNRVIDTTATFRTPWQAIGSIRVKATPQLTLNGQIVRYGWGKFDDIRLGAPLNVALPENYKNSWTYAGGLDYDVNPQWTVRAGVQYGETPTNDGNRDARVPDSNRWNFSAGTSFKASERFTVDAAASYITFKDAPIDRITAAYAGTAAQTPILTNGELQDASALVFSLGARVAF, from the coding sequence ATGAACAAGGGTCGGATCCTGGTCGGCACCGCGGCCGGCGCCATGGCATTCGGCATGGCGGCGAGCGCCAGCGCGCAGGCGTTCTACCTGCAGGAGCAGTCCGTGCGGGGGCAAGGTCGTGCGTTCTCTGGCGAGGCAGCCGACACCGGCGTCGACTCGCTGTGGTGGAACCCGGCCTCGATCGGCGGCATGGACGGCGGCGAAGCAGCCGTGCACGCCAGCGCGATCCTGCCGCGTGGCAAGGTGGTCGACAACGGCACCGTGATCGTCCGCCCGGCCCAAGCACCGCGCTCGGTCGGTGGTGATCCGGTTGCCAAGAACCCGATCAACAACGGCGTTCTGCCCTCTGGCGCCGTCGCCTACGGCAACGGCAAGATCGCGGTCGGCCTTGCCATCAGCGCCCCGTACAACTTCACGACGAACTACGATGCCGACAGCTGGGCCCGCTACAGCGCGGACAAGACCAAGCTGCGCACGTTCGACATCCAGCCCTCCGTCGCCTTCATGGTGACACCGCAGCTGAGCATCGGTGCCGCGCTGAACGTCGAGTATGCCGACGCCACCCTCAGCAACTACCTGCCCAACCTCTCGCCCCTGCTCGCCGATGGCCACCAGACGCTCAAGGGCGATGGCTGGGATCTCGGCTGGTCGGCCGGCGCACAGTACCGCACCGACGTCGTCACCCTGGGCCTCGCCTACAAGTCGAGCATCAAGCACAAGCTGAGCGGAGACGTGACCACGGAAGGCCTGCTGGGGCCCCTCGCCGCGCAGAACCGTGTGATCGACACCACCGCCACTTTCCGGACGCCCTGGCAGGCGATCGGCAGCATCCGCGTCAAGGCGACGCCGCAGCTTACGCTGAACGGTCAGATTGTGCGCTATGGCTGGGGCAAGTTCGACGACATTCGACTCGGCGCGCCGCTGAACGTCGCCCTGCCCGAGAACTACAAGAACTCGTGGACCTATGCCGGTGGCCTCGATTACGACGTCAACCCGCAGTGGACGGTGCGCGCCGGCGTCCAGTACGGCGAGACGCCGACCAACGACGGTAACCGCGACGCGCGAGTGCCTGACAGCAACCGGTGGAACTTCTCGGCCGGCACCAGCTTCAAGGCGAGCGAGCGCTTCACCGTCGATGCAGCGGCAAGCTACATCACCTTCAAGGACGCGCCGATCGACCGCATCACGGCGGCCTACGCCGGCACTGCGGCGCAGACGCCGATCCTGACGAACGGCGAACTCCAGGACGCCTCGGCGCTGGTGTTCTCGCTCGGCGCACGGGTGGCGTTCTGA
- a CDS encoding MerR family DNA-binding transcriptional regulator, which yields METEAAAPPPSAEADELLGIQEAATLLGVTMRTLRFYEDKGLIAPQRVGTTRIYSRREIGRMQLILRGKRLGFSIREIAEFLDLYDVDPEHHVQVRQLIVKVSERMKDLKRQKQAIEQTLDELGSIEKQAKSWLREHPGGPAHG from the coding sequence ATGGAAACCGAAGCGGCCGCTCCGCCGCCCTCCGCCGAGGCTGACGAACTGCTCGGGATCCAGGAAGCGGCGACGCTGCTGGGCGTTACGATGCGCACGTTGCGCTTCTATGAAGACAAAGGCCTGATTGCGCCCCAGCGCGTGGGCACCACCCGCATCTACTCGCGCCGCGAGATCGGCCGCATGCAGCTGATCCTGCGCGGCAAGCGCCTGGGCTTCAGCATCCGCGAGATTGCCGAGTTCCTGGACCTCTACGATGTCGATCCCGAGCACCACGTGCAGGTGCGCCAGCTGATCGTGAAAGTCAGCGAGCGGATGAAGGACCTCAAGCGCCAGAAGCAGGCGATTGAGCAGACGCTCGACGAGCTGGGATCGATCGAGAAGCAGGCCAAGTCATGGCTGCGCGAGCATCCCGGCGGACCGGCGCATGGTTGA